The Oceanidesulfovibrio indonesiensis genome contains a region encoding:
- the fliD gene encoding flagellar filament capping protein FliD produces the protein MADNLLSGQISFTGLGSGTDFQTMIDKLIEIEGTHKRRLEYWKEEWELKTEAIQEVNKSMLDLRTTLSSMSSMNSFLTKNVASTNEGVLTATADANADVGTHTIEVKQLAKNAIIVGTTGYADKKSSVVGSSGEDFTYTYAGTDYTVTAAAGTTLEGLVNLINSDPDNPGVRASLVKNGDEYYFQLRGLDLGSNASLSFNAAASTMTDPGFDDASDFETTQLNQDALFKADGWPTGSNSWIHSASNTISDVIQGITLNLKSIGDSPPTEVQISVDTDVEGVKENIRTFIDKVNELRTMMKELTQFKEIQQTGSIMTGNYAFQLVNSQLKQATAGLAKGFLYYDQGPPPSGDYYSSLSQVGILTDAEKGSATEGLLVIDEAKLDAALRNDMDGVAALFSANGLGDQKVDAGNFSYHSHVGSVTKPGSYDVKYTVSGGAITSARIGGYAAKVDNNEGTITAMEGPAKGLVVKINDFPNDTSGSGQVQLKQGKIGEMADLLKEMTSTESGPMNILEDNYDDIIQNIEKKIDFEEVRLERMARDLRNKFARLEATLGQYDQLSSSLSSQINQLSDK, from the coding sequence ATGGCTGATAATCTCCTTTCAGGACAAATAAGCTTCACGGGTCTCGGGTCTGGAACCGACTTCCAGACCATGATCGACAAGCTCATCGAGATCGAAGGCACCCACAAGCGCAGGCTGGAGTACTGGAAGGAGGAGTGGGAGCTCAAGACTGAAGCCATTCAGGAAGTCAACAAATCCATGCTGGACCTGCGGACGACGCTTTCCAGCATGAGCTCCATGAACTCTTTCCTGACCAAAAACGTAGCGAGCACCAACGAAGGCGTGCTCACTGCCACAGCCGATGCCAACGCCGATGTGGGAACCCACACCATCGAAGTCAAGCAGCTCGCCAAAAACGCCATTATTGTGGGCACCACCGGATACGCCGACAAGAAAAGCTCCGTCGTCGGCTCATCCGGCGAGGACTTCACCTACACATACGCCGGCACGGACTACACCGTGACGGCCGCTGCCGGCACCACCCTGGAAGGGCTGGTCAACCTCATCAACAGCGATCCGGACAACCCAGGCGTTCGCGCCAGCCTGGTCAAGAACGGCGATGAGTACTATTTCCAGCTGCGCGGCCTGGATCTCGGCTCCAACGCGTCGCTTTCTTTCAACGCGGCCGCCTCCACCATGACCGACCCCGGATTCGACGACGCCTCGGACTTCGAGACCACGCAGCTCAACCAGGACGCCCTGTTCAAGGCGGATGGCTGGCCCACGGGCTCCAATTCCTGGATACATTCAGCCTCGAACACCATCTCGGACGTCATCCAGGGCATCACGCTGAACCTCAAAAGCATCGGCGATTCGCCGCCCACCGAGGTCCAGATATCCGTGGACACGGACGTGGAAGGGGTCAAGGAGAACATTCGCACCTTCATCGACAAGGTCAACGAGCTCCGCACAATGATGAAGGAGCTCACGCAGTTCAAGGAAATCCAGCAGACCGGCTCCATCATGACGGGCAACTACGCATTCCAGTTGGTGAACAGCCAGCTCAAACAGGCGACGGCTGGTCTGGCCAAGGGTTTCCTGTACTACGACCAGGGACCGCCGCCGTCCGGCGACTATTACTCATCACTGTCCCAGGTGGGCATTCTGACCGATGCCGAGAAAGGTTCGGCCACGGAAGGGTTGCTCGTCATCGACGAAGCCAAACTCGATGCGGCTCTGCGCAACGACATGGATGGCGTGGCGGCGCTTTTCTCCGCAAACGGTTTGGGCGACCAGAAAGTTGACGCAGGAAACTTCAGCTACCACTCCCATGTCGGCTCCGTCACCAAGCCCGGCAGCTACGATGTGAAATATACCGTCTCAGGCGGCGCCATCACATCCGCCAGGATCGGCGGGTATGCGGCCAAGGTGGACAACAACGAGGGCACGATCACGGCCATGGAAGGGCCGGCAAAAGGTCTCGTGGTCAAGATCAACGATTTCCCCAACGATACATCCGGATCGGGCCAGGTCCAGCTCAAGCAGGGCAAGATCGGTGAAATGGCCGACCTGCTCAAGGAGATGACCAGCACGGAATCCGGCCCCATGAACATCCTCGAAGACAACTACGACGACATCATTCAGAACATCGAAAAGAAGATCGACTTCGAGGAAGTGCGGCTGGAACGAATGGCGCGCGACCTGCGCAACAAGTTCGCCCGCCTGGAAGCCACACTCGGGCAGTACGACCAGCTGAGCAGTTCCCTGTCCAGCCAGATAAACCAGCTCAGCGACAAGTGA
- a CDS encoding flagellin yields the protein MSLVINHNLMAQNAARNLRSSFGDLGTSVRRLSSGLRVGTAADDAAGLAIRELMRSDIAALNQGVRNANDAISLIQTADGALGVIDEKLIRMKELAEQAATGTYNSDQRLIIDSEYQAMASEITRIANATDFNGVYLLNGNLSSSSHSGAGLQSTGKMKIHFGTANDSAEDYYYIQIESSTASSLGVGNQSTEGAGYSISTQQGAQQALEALENAIISKDKIRANLGALQNRLQNTITNLEIQAENLQAAESRISDVDVSLEMTEFVRNQILTQSAVAMLSQANSLPRMAMQLLGG from the coding sequence ATGTCTCTGGTTATCAATCACAACTTGATGGCCCAGAACGCAGCCCGCAACCTGCGCTCTTCGTTCGGCGATCTCGGGACCTCGGTCCGTCGTCTCTCCTCCGGCCTTCGGGTCGGCACTGCTGCCGACGACGCAGCCGGCCTTGCAATCCGCGAGCTCATGCGTTCGGACATCGCCGCGCTGAATCAGGGCGTGCGCAACGCCAACGATGCGATCAGCCTGATCCAGACCGCGGACGGCGCCCTCGGCGTCATCGACGAAAAGCTGATCCGCATGAAGGAGCTGGCGGAACAGGCGGCCACCGGCACCTACAACTCCGACCAGCGTCTGATCATCGATTCCGAGTATCAGGCCATGGCTTCGGAAATCACCCGTATCGCCAACGCCACGGACTTCAACGGCGTGTACCTGCTCAACGGCAACCTGTCTTCGAGCAGCCACAGCGGCGCCGGCCTGCAGTCCACCGGCAAGATGAAGATCCACTTCGGCACGGCCAACGATTCGGCTGAGGACTACTATTACATCCAGATTGAGAGCTCCACCGCATCGTCTCTGGGCGTGGGCAACCAGTCCACCGAAGGCGCCGGCTACTCCATCTCCACGCAGCAGGGCGCGCAGCAGGCCCTCGAGGCTCTTGAAAACGCCATCATCTCCAAGGACAAGATCCGCGCGAACCTGGGCGCTCTGCAGAACCGCCTGCAGAACACCATCACCAACCTGGAGATCCAGGCCGAAAACCTGCAGGCAGCCGAGTCCCGCATCTCCGACGTGGACGTCTCCCTGGAGATGACCGAGTTCGTGCGCAACCAGATCCTCACCCAGTCCGCGGTCGCCATGCTCTCCCAGGCGAACTCCCTGCCGCGGATGGCCATGCAGCTCCTGGGCGGCTAG
- the tsaB gene encoding tRNA (adenosine(37)-N6)-threonylcarbamoyltransferase complex dimerization subunit type 1 TsaB, with translation MTSSESSTAPDFRALLCVNGAEEHIQLCLLAAADPARGGEAYHLLHFEEHAIAGRANPVLVPAMQRVLQQCAIPLELGALGVACVRGPGSFTGLRLTLSACLGLAEALDLPLAGMDYLPLAASAALSRMDDDVQSGSLFIASHARRRQIYCQGFSIPGGEPLTRPDVLALEEVPAFIAAHPGPHYLAGTGLERNKAPLGALLADAGLTISALTPEQCRPAAATFLAAAPSLSFSRRPIEPLYLRGSDAEENLPSIAALRGLSVDEAESKIRRARSNSA, from the coding sequence ATGACATCCTCAGAATCTTCAACGGCTCCTGATTTTCGCGCACTGCTCTGCGTCAACGGAGCAGAGGAACACATCCAGCTATGCCTCCTCGCCGCAGCCGATCCGGCTCGCGGGGGGGAGGCGTATCATCTGCTTCATTTCGAAGAGCACGCCATAGCCGGACGCGCCAATCCGGTTCTCGTGCCGGCCATGCAACGCGTGCTGCAGCAGTGCGCCATTCCCCTGGAGTTGGGGGCGCTCGGTGTGGCCTGCGTACGGGGACCGGGCAGTTTCACCGGGTTGCGGCTTACGCTCTCGGCCTGCCTCGGCCTGGCCGAAGCCCTGGACCTGCCCCTGGCCGGCATGGATTACCTGCCCCTGGCTGCGAGCGCGGCGCTGTCCCGCATGGATGATGATGTCCAATCGGGCTCGCTCTTCATCGCCTCCCACGCCCGTCGTCGACAGATATACTGCCAGGGTTTTTCCATACCGGGCGGCGAACCTCTCACCAGGCCGGACGTGCTCGCTCTCGAAGAAGTCCCCGCCTTCATCGCCGCACACCCCGGCCCGCATTATCTCGCGGGAACCGGGCTGGAGCGCAACAAGGCTCCCCTCGGCGCACTGCTCGCCGATGCCGGGTTGACCATTTCCGCTCTGACGCCGGAACAATGCCGGCCTGCGGCGGCAACCTTCCTGGCCGCCGCCCCAAGCCTGTCCTTTTCCCGCCGCCCCATCGAGCCACTCTACCTGCGCGGCTCCGACGCTGAAGAAAACCTCCCCTCCATTGCCGCCCTGCGCGGCCTCTCGGTGGACGAAGCGGAAAGTAAGATCCGCCGCGCCCGCTCCAACTCCGCGTAG
- the rseP gene encoding RIP metalloprotease RseP, whose amino-acid sequence MQSVAAFIIVLGVLIAFHELGHFLVAKVMGMGVKTYSLGFGPKIFGKRYGRTEYRLSWIPLGGYVSLVGEREDEQLEEGFTANEHFNRRPAWQRTLVVLAGPVFNVVLAWLLFWGLFWAQGIYEPLPVIGDVRAESPAAEAGIVAGDRFLSINGRSIETWSDLSDVIAASGGDEISITLERDGQTLNKTIKPELMTRPNLFGEDEESYLIGIVGSGDYRVEPLGGGAAAVESIRRTWEIVALTVQGFIKLIERVIPLDTVGGPIMIAQLVSQQAEQGFGNLIALTALISVNLAIINLLPIPVLDGGHILFLVVEMIRRKPVSPRVQELTFKIGFALLITLMVLATYNDILRIFNGS is encoded by the coding sequence ATGCAAAGCGTAGCGGCATTCATCATTGTTCTCGGCGTGCTCATTGCCTTCCATGAGCTCGGCCACTTCCTCGTGGCCAAGGTCATGGGCATGGGCGTTAAGACATACTCCCTCGGCTTCGGCCCAAAAATCTTCGGCAAACGCTATGGCCGTACGGAGTACCGCCTTTCCTGGATTCCCCTGGGCGGCTACGTCTCCCTGGTGGGCGAGCGCGAGGACGAACAACTCGAGGAAGGATTCACGGCCAATGAGCACTTCAACAGACGGCCGGCATGGCAGCGCACACTTGTGGTCCTGGCCGGCCCGGTCTTCAACGTGGTGCTGGCCTGGCTGCTTTTCTGGGGACTGTTCTGGGCCCAGGGCATCTATGAGCCCCTCCCGGTCATCGGCGATGTGCGCGCGGAGTCTCCGGCAGCCGAAGCCGGAATCGTGGCTGGCGACCGCTTTCTCTCCATCAACGGCCGCTCAATCGAAACGTGGAGCGATCTTTCCGATGTAATCGCCGCCAGCGGTGGCGACGAGATTTCCATTACTCTGGAGCGGGACGGCCAGACCCTCAACAAAACGATCAAACCGGAGCTCATGACCCGGCCCAACCTGTTCGGCGAGGACGAGGAATCCTACCTCATCGGCATTGTCGGCTCGGGCGACTACCGCGTGGAACCCCTCGGCGGCGGCGCTGCTGCCGTGGAATCCATACGCCGCACATGGGAGATCGTCGCGCTCACGGTGCAGGGCTTCATCAAGCTCATCGAACGCGTCATCCCGCTGGACACGGTGGGCGGCCCCATCATGATCGCCCAGCTCGTCAGCCAGCAGGCGGAGCAGGGCTTCGGCAACCTCATCGCGCTCACTGCCCTCATCAGCGTGAACCTGGCCATCATCAACCTGCTGCCCATTCCGGTGCTGGACGGCGGCCACATCCTCTTCCTCGTCGTGGAGATGATCCGCCGCAAGCCTGTCAGCCCGCGGGTGCAGGAGTTGACCTTCAAGATCGGCTTCGCCCTGCTCATCACGCTCATGGTCCTGGCAACGTACAATGACATCCTCAGAATCTTCAACGGCTCCTGA
- the dxr gene encoding 1-deoxy-D-xylulose-5-phosphate reductoisomerase, which yields MTRADYISALPAPETLPSFPRRLSVLGSTGSIGTSALAVAAEHPESFRIVALAGGRNITGLAGQAAQFRPDYLCVLDEGLAAALAGLLPTGYSPRILSGPEGYETLAALDEADVVLSSVVGAAGLRPTLAAVRAGKIVALANKEALVLAGELIREACRQSGGVILPVDSEHNALFQALAGHANHGLRRIILTASGGPFRGKDAAFLERVTPQQALAHPTWSMGAKISIDSATLMNKGLEVIEAYQLYGLEPGRIEVVVHPQSIVHSLVEYEDGSMLAHLGPPDMRIPIAYCLGWPERLPLQLEPLDLAKAGTLTFEQPDLTTFPCLRLAFEALNPETGSQAARIALNAANEEAVALFLDEAIPFGAIPRLCEKAMDSIAATTGSTLDLPAILDIDAETRHKVREWADTL from the coding sequence ATGACCAGAGCTGACTACATTTCCGCCCTGCCCGCTCCGGAAACATTGCCGTCCTTTCCCAGGCGGCTTTCCGTGCTGGGCTCCACCGGCTCCATCGGCACGAGCGCCCTTGCCGTGGCTGCGGAGCATCCGGAATCGTTTCGGATCGTCGCCCTGGCCGGAGGCCGCAACATAACCGGACTGGCCGGGCAGGCCGCGCAGTTCCGACCGGATTACCTGTGCGTGCTCGACGAAGGACTCGCCGCCGCGCTGGCCGGGCTGCTGCCTACGGGCTACTCTCCCCGCATACTATCAGGTCCCGAGGGTTACGAGACCCTTGCCGCACTCGACGAGGCGGATGTGGTCCTCTCCTCGGTCGTCGGCGCTGCGGGTCTGCGGCCGACACTGGCGGCGGTGCGCGCCGGCAAGATCGTTGCGCTGGCAAACAAGGAAGCGCTGGTGCTGGCCGGCGAGCTCATCCGCGAGGCATGCCGGCAGTCCGGCGGCGTCATCCTGCCAGTAGATTCCGAGCACAACGCCCTGTTCCAGGCCCTGGCCGGCCACGCGAACCACGGACTGCGGCGGATAATCCTCACGGCCTCGGGCGGTCCCTTCCGCGGCAAGGATGCCGCATTTCTCGAGCGAGTCACCCCGCAGCAGGCCCTGGCCCACCCCACATGGTCCATGGGCGCAAAAATCTCCATCGACTCCGCCACACTGATGAACAAAGGACTCGAGGTCATCGAGGCGTATCAGCTTTACGGACTGGAACCGGGCCGCATCGAGGTGGTTGTGCACCCGCAGTCCATCGTCCATTCCCTGGTGGAGTACGAGGACGGCTCCATGCTCGCCCATCTAGGACCGCCGGACATGCGCATTCCCATCGCCTATTGCCTTGGCTGGCCTGAACGGCTGCCGCTTCAGCTTGAGCCGCTGGACCTGGCCAAGGCCGGAACCTTGACCTTCGAGCAACCCGACCTTACTACCTTTCCTTGCCTGCGGCTCGCGTTCGAAGCTCTGAATCCGGAGACCGGCTCCCAGGCCGCGCGGATCGCACTGAACGCCGCCAACGAGGAGGCCGTGGCCCTGTTCCTGGACGAGGCCATTCCTTTCGGCGCAATTCCCAGGCTGTGCGAAAAGGCCATGGACTCCATCGCGGCGACCACGGGTTCAACGCTCGATCTTCCCGCCATACTGGACATCGACGCCGAGACCCGCCATAAGGTGAGGGAATGGGCCGACACACTCTGA
- a CDS encoding phosphatidate cytidylyltransferase, whose translation MALSSSHIKRLATAGVLIAGLVTCLVIGGFAHYVLVGTATFIALWEFYGLFSLPLHARLGGMALYGLMLTATYFFGPMAGFIVALLSFWFVNIAYMFICGEELQPDVPSRYSTHLVMPAGLVYVGCSILTFLIMTPAEAALVIVLTAVSDSAAYYAGSYIGGPKIWPSISPKKTWAGSVGSVVATALVALAAGMILGEHFPGLESLHWSILPAIGAALAVAAQLGDFFESALKRTIGVKDASNLLPGHGGLLDRIDGMLLAAPTYVLLCYALPRVTAILG comes from the coding sequence ATGGCTCTGTCATCAAGCCACATAAAACGTCTCGCAACGGCCGGCGTGCTCATTGCCGGCCTGGTCACCTGTCTCGTCATCGGCGGATTCGCCCATTACGTGCTCGTGGGCACGGCAACGTTCATCGCCCTCTGGGAGTTCTACGGCCTGTTCTCCCTGCCCCTGCATGCGCGTCTGGGCGGTATGGCCCTGTATGGACTGATGCTCACCGCCACGTACTTCTTCGGTCCCATGGCCGGCTTCATCGTGGCCCTGCTCAGCTTCTGGTTCGTAAACATCGCATACATGTTCATCTGCGGCGAAGAACTGCAACCGGATGTGCCGTCCCGCTACTCCACGCATCTTGTGATGCCTGCCGGACTGGTCTACGTCGGCTGCTCCATACTGACTTTCCTCATCATGACCCCTGCCGAGGCTGCGCTCGTCATCGTGCTCACGGCTGTCTCGGACTCCGCGGCGTACTACGCCGGATCATACATCGGCGGCCCGAAAATCTGGCCTTCCATCAGCCCGAAAAAGACCTGGGCCGGCTCAGTGGGCTCAGTCGTTGCCACGGCTTTGGTGGCCCTGGCCGCCGGCATGATACTGGGCGAACACTTCCCCGGCCTGGAAAGCCTGCACTGGTCCATTCTGCCCGCCATCGGCGCCGCCCTGGCCGTAGCCGCGCAACTGGGCGACTTTTTCGAATCCGCCCTCAAGCGAACCATCGGCGTGAAGGACGCAAGCAACCTGCTGCCAGGCCACGGCGGGCTGCTCGACCGCATCGACGGAATGCTTCTGGCCGCGCCCACCTATGTGCTGCTCTGCTATGCGCTGCCCAGGGTGACAGCGATTCTCGGCTAG
- the uppS gene encoding polyprenyl diphosphate synthase, which yields MSAQDIVPIHLAVIMDGNGRWAEQRGLPRSEGHRAGSEAAKQILDACHARGIRHLTLYTFSRENWSRPKDEVGFLFDLLQSFISRELGKLVEKDVQLRVLGELDELPFTTRQALRHAMSKTRACRSMVLNLALNYSSRDEILRACRRMITDGLAPEDVNEETFGERLYTAGQPDPDLIIRTSGELRLSNYLLFQAAYSEFYFTNTFWPDFDEAELDNALADYASRQRRFGATGEHIGTKE from the coding sequence CTGTCTGCTCAGGATATCGTACCCATACACCTCGCCGTCATCATGGACGGCAACGGCCGCTGGGCGGAGCAGCGAGGACTCCCGCGCAGCGAAGGGCACAGAGCAGGCAGCGAGGCCGCCAAGCAGATACTGGACGCGTGCCATGCGCGCGGCATCCGGCATCTGACGCTCTACACCTTTTCACGAGAAAACTGGAGCCGGCCCAAGGACGAGGTGGGCTTTCTCTTCGACCTGCTCCAATCCTTCATCAGCCGAGAACTCGGCAAACTTGTCGAAAAGGACGTGCAGCTGCGCGTGCTCGGCGAACTGGATGAACTGCCCTTCACTACGCGCCAGGCACTGCGCCACGCCATGAGCAAGACCCGGGCCTGTCGGTCCATGGTTCTCAATCTCGCGCTCAATTATTCGAGCCGCGATGAGATCCTGCGCGCATGCCGCCGCATGATCACCGACGGCCTCGCCCCGGAAGACGTCAACGAGGAAACCTTCGGCGAACGCCTCTACACGGCAGGGCAACCCGATCCCGATCTCATTATACGCACCAGCGGAGAGCTCCGGCTTTCCAACTACCTGCTTTTTCAGGCAGCCTATAGCGAGTTCTACTTCACGAACACGTTCTGGCCCGATTTCGATGAAGCAGAGCTGGACAACGCCCTCGCCGACTACGCTTCACGGCAACGCCGCTTCGGCGCCACCGGGGAACATATCGGAACGAAGGAGTGA
- the frr gene encoding ribosome recycling factor, protein MQKILDDAMERMEKATDNLEREFGKLRTGRASTSLVEDLRVDYYGTPTPLNQLASISVPDSRSIAIQPWDRNAFGDIEKSIQKSDLGLNPVNDGKLIRINIPPLTEERRKELVKIARKYSEEAKIAVRNIRRDANDALKKLKNDKEISEDEMHKGQDDVQKLTDDYVANIDKALENKEKDIMEI, encoded by the coding sequence ATGCAGAAGATACTCGACGACGCTATGGAACGGATGGAAAAGGCCACGGACAATCTCGAGCGTGAGTTCGGCAAGCTGCGCACGGGCCGCGCCTCCACCTCCCTGGTGGAAGACCTGCGGGTGGACTACTACGGCACGCCCACGCCCCTGAACCAGCTGGCGTCCATCTCCGTGCCGGACAGCCGCAGCATCGCCATCCAGCCTTGGGACCGAAATGCCTTCGGCGACATCGAAAAATCCATCCAGAAGTCCGATCTCGGCCTCAACCCGGTCAACGACGGCAAGCTCATCCGCATCAACATTCCCCCGCTCACGGAGGAACGCCGCAAGGAACTCGTGAAGATAGCCCGCAAGTATTCCGAGGAAGCGAAAATCGCCGTGCGCAACATCCGTCGCGATGCCAACGACGCCCTCAAGAAGCTGAAGAACGACAAGGAAATTTCCGAGGACGAGATGCACAAAGGCCAGGACGACGTCCAGAAGCTCACGGACGACTACGTGGCCAACATCGACAAGGCACTCGAGAACAAAGAAAAGGACATCATGGAGATTTAA